A genomic window from Mustela nigripes isolate SB6536 unplaced genomic scaffold, MUSNIG.SB6536 HiC_scaffold_75, whole genome shotgun sequence includes:
- the LOC132008153 gene encoding ras association domain-containing protein 2 isoform X1 produces MDYSHQTSLVPCGQDKYISKNELLLHLKTYNLYYEGQNLQLRHREEEDEFIVEGLLNISWGLRRPIRLQMQDDNERIRPPPSSSSWHSGCNLGAQGTILKPLTMPNIQISEADAPPEGEQTPSPTGTDSRGLKPLQEDTPQLMRTRSDVGVRRRGNVRTPGDQRRIRRHRFSINGHFYNHKTSVFTPAYGSVTNVRINSTMTTPQVLKLLLNKFKIENSAEEFALYVVHTSGEKQKLKNTDYPLVARILQGPCEQVSKVFLMEKDQVQEITYDVAQYIKFEMPVLKSFIQKLQEEEDREVKKLMRKYTVLRLMIRQRLEEMAETPATI; encoded by the exons atgGACTACAGTCACCAAACCTCCCTCGTCCCGTGTGGACAAGATAAATACATCTCCAA GAACGAACTTCTCCTTCATCTGAAGACCTATAATTTGTACTATGAAGGCCAGAATTTGCAGCTCCGACACCGTGAG GAGGAAGACGAGTTCATCGTGGAGGGGCTGCTGAACATCTCCTGGGGGCTGCGACGGCCCATCCGTCTACAGATGCAGGATGACAATGAGCGCATTCGCCCCCCgccatcctcttcctcctggcaCTCTGGCTGTAACTTGGGGGCGCAGGG CACCATCCTCAAGCCCCTCACCATGCCCAACATTCAGATCTCAGAAGCGGATGCCCCGCCTGAGGGCGAGCAGACACCGAGCCCCACAGGTACAG ACTCCAGGGGCCTCAAGCCCCTGCAGGAAGACACCCCCCAGCTGATGCGCACACGCAGTGATGTTGGGGTGCGTCGCCGTGGCAATGTGAGGACACCCGGTGACCAGAGACGAATCAGACGCCACCGCTTCTCCATCAATGGCCATTTCTACAACCACAAG ACATCGGTGTTCACGCCAGCCTACGGCTCCGTCACCAACGTCCGCATCAACAGCACCATGACCACCCCCCAGGTCCTGAAGCTGCTGCTCAACAAATTCAAG ATCGAGAATTCTGCAGAGGAGTTTGCTTTGTACGTGGTCCATACCAGTGGTG agaaacagaagctgaAGAACACCGATTACCCTCTGGTTGCCCGAATCCTCCAGGGACCGTGTGAGCAAGTCTCCAAAGTGTTTCTTATGGAGAAGGACCAGGTGCAGGAGATCACCTACGAT GTGGCCCAGTACATAAAGTTTGAGATGCCTGTCCTAAAAAGCTTCATTCAGAAGCTCCAAGAGGAAGAAGATCGAGAAGTCAAGAAACTGATGCGCAA GTATACTGTGCTCCGGCTCATGATCCGGCAGAGGCTGGAAGAGATGGCCGAGACCCCAGCAACAATCTGA
- the LOC132008153 gene encoding ras association domain-containing protein 2 isoform X2 — protein sequence MDYSHQTSLVPCGQDKYISKNELLLHLKTYNLYYEGQNLQLRHREEEDEFIVEGLLNISWGLRRPIRLQMQDDNERIRPPPSSSSWHSGCNLGAQGTILKPLTMPNIQISEADAPPEGEQTPSPTDSRGLKPLQEDTPQLMRTRSDVGVRRRGNVRTPGDQRRIRRHRFSINGHFYNHKTSVFTPAYGSVTNVRINSTMTTPQVLKLLLNKFKIENSAEEFALYVVHTSGEKQKLKNTDYPLVARILQGPCEQVSKVFLMEKDQVQEITYDVAQYIKFEMPVLKSFIQKLQEEEDREVKKLMRKYTVLRLMIRQRLEEMAETPATI from the exons atgGACTACAGTCACCAAACCTCCCTCGTCCCGTGTGGACAAGATAAATACATCTCCAA GAACGAACTTCTCCTTCATCTGAAGACCTATAATTTGTACTATGAAGGCCAGAATTTGCAGCTCCGACACCGTGAG GAGGAAGACGAGTTCATCGTGGAGGGGCTGCTGAACATCTCCTGGGGGCTGCGACGGCCCATCCGTCTACAGATGCAGGATGACAATGAGCGCATTCGCCCCCCgccatcctcttcctcctggcaCTCTGGCTGTAACTTGGGGGCGCAGGG CACCATCCTCAAGCCCCTCACCATGCCCAACATTCAGATCTCAGAAGCGGATGCCCCGCCTGAGGGCGAGCAGACACCGAGCCCCACAG ACTCCAGGGGCCTCAAGCCCCTGCAGGAAGACACCCCCCAGCTGATGCGCACACGCAGTGATGTTGGGGTGCGTCGCCGTGGCAATGTGAGGACACCCGGTGACCAGAGACGAATCAGACGCCACCGCTTCTCCATCAATGGCCATTTCTACAACCACAAG ACATCGGTGTTCACGCCAGCCTACGGCTCCGTCACCAACGTCCGCATCAACAGCACCATGACCACCCCCCAGGTCCTGAAGCTGCTGCTCAACAAATTCAAG ATCGAGAATTCTGCAGAGGAGTTTGCTTTGTACGTGGTCCATACCAGTGGTG agaaacagaagctgaAGAACACCGATTACCCTCTGGTTGCCCGAATCCTCCAGGGACCGTGTGAGCAAGTCTCCAAAGTGTTTCTTATGGAGAAGGACCAGGTGCAGGAGATCACCTACGAT GTGGCCCAGTACATAAAGTTTGAGATGCCTGTCCTAAAAAGCTTCATTCAGAAGCTCCAAGAGGAAGAAGATCGAGAAGTCAAGAAACTGATGCGCAA GTATACTGTGCTCCGGCTCATGATCCGGCAGAGGCTGGAAGAGATGGCCGAGACCCCAGCAACAATCTGA